The following proteins are co-located in the Tripterygium wilfordii isolate XIE 37 chromosome 2, ASM1340144v1, whole genome shotgun sequence genome:
- the LOC119980811 gene encoding protein CNGC15b-like has product MGYDNSKFQHDTQLKKLPTSNGDGIVKYRFDSKGNRILDSSNKYEEEADGKSRKSLKVKVLSRVFSEDYERVKRKILDPCGPTIRRWNKIFLAASLVSLFVDPLFFFLPGVSDEACINIDIPLKVLLTIVRSIADISYMVQIFIRFRTAYVAPSSRVFGRGELVIDSSKIATRYLHKNFWIDLIVALPLPQVLIWVIIPNLRGSTMTYTKNVLRFFIIFQYLPRLFLIFPLSSEIIDAAGVVTETAWAGAAYNVILYLLASHVMGACWYILSIEREEACWKSVCDSEKPSCQHGFFDCHSIYDSLRESWFKSSNITDQCDPASNFYQFGIYGDAVTLHVTTAPFFNKYFYCLWWGVRNLSSFGQNLSTSTYAGEIIFVIIVVTLGLVLFAKLIGNVRTYLQSITVRLEEWRIKRTDTELWMHHRQLPQELKQSVVKYDQYKWVATHGVDEETVLKCLPLDLRRAIKRHLCLDLVRRVPLFDQMDERMLDAICGRLKPALCTEGTFLVREGDPVNEMLFIIRGHLDSCTTDGGRTGFFNSCRIGPGDFCGEELLTWALDPRPSVILPSSTRTIKPISEVEAFALQAEDLKFVAAQFRRLHSKQIKHKFRFHSHQWRLWAACFIQAAWRRFKKRKEAAKLKAYENTMATEPESPSSWSGLLTYVARLVASTKRGASNHSRSSFGVVSSLQKPAEPDFSIDEE; this is encoded by the exons ATGGGATATGATAATTCAAA GTTTCAACATGATACGCAATTAAAAAAGCTGCCAACAAGCAATGGAGATGGCATAGTTAAATATAGATTTGATAGTAAGGGAAACCGAATATTAGATTCAAGCAACAAGTATGAGGAGGAGGCAGATGGGAAATCAAGGAAATCATTGAAAGTCAAAGTGCTATCGAGAGTCTTCTCCGAGGACTATGAGAGAGTGAAGAGAAAGATATTAGATCCTTGTGGACCAACTATTCGACGATGGAACAAGATATTTTTGGCAGCGAGCTTAGTTTCATTGTTTGTGGATCCTCTATTCTTTTTCCTACCAGGAGTATCAGACGAAGCGTGTATAAATATTGACATACCTCTTAAAGTCCTTCTTACAATTGTTAGATCAATTGCTGATATCTCCTACATGGTTCAGATTTTCATTCGGTTCCGCACAGCTTATGTTGCACCTTCTTCCCGTGTTTTTGGGAGAGGGGAGCTTGTGATAGATTCTTCAAAGATTGCTACAAGGTACCTACACAAGAATTTCTGGATTGACCTTATTGTTGCTCTGCCCCTTCCTCAG GTCTTAATTTGGGTTATTATCCCCAATCTTAGGGGTTCAACAATGACATATACAAAAAATGTTCTGAGATTCTTCATCATTTTCCAATACCTTCCGAGACTATTTCTTATATTTCCACTCTCATCGGAAATTATCGATGCCGCTGGAGTTGTGACCGAAACAGCATGGGCTGGAGCTGCATATAACGTGATACTTTACTTGTTGGCAAGCCAT GTTATGGGAGCTTGCTGGTATATTCTCTCAATTGAGCGAGAAGAAGCATGCTGGAAAAGTGTCTGTGATAGTGAGAAGCCATCGTGTCAGCATGGATTCTTCGACTGCCACAGTATTTACGACTCTCTTAGGGAGTCTTGGTTTAAATCAAGCAATATTACAGATCAATGTGATCCGGCTAGTAACTTTTATCAATTCGGTATCTATGGTGATGCAGTGACCTTGCATGTTACAACTGCACCATTCTTCAACAAATACTTCTACTGTCTTTGGTGGGGCGTAAGGAACCTGAG CTCTTTTGGTCAGAATCTTTCCACGAGCACATATGCAGGGGAAATAATTTTTGTCATCATAGTCGTAACGCTAGGTTTGGTTCTCTTTGCCAAGCTGATCGGCAATGTGCGA ACTTATCTTCAGTCGATAACTGTTCGTTTAGAAGAATGGAGGATCAAGAGAACTGATACAGAGCTTTGGATGCATCACAGGCAGCTCCCTCAAGAGTTAAAGCAGTCCGTTGTGAAATATGATCAGTACAAGTGGGTAGCTACACATGGAGTGGATGAAGAAACTGTTCTCAAATGCCTTCCTTTGGATCTTAGAAGAGCTATCAAGCGTCATCTATGCCTTGATCTAGTTCGACGA GTTCCGCTGTTTGATCAAATGGATGAAAGGATGCTAGATGCAATATGTGGAAGGCTTAAACCGGCCTTATGCACTGAAGGCACATTTCTAGTGCGTGAAGGAGATCCTGTTAATGAGATGCTCTTCATAATCCGCGGACACCTTGATTCCTGTACCACTGATGGTGGTCGCACTGGATTCTTCAACTCTTGCCGCATTGGTCCTGGAGACTTCTGTGGTGAGGAATTGCTTACATGGGCCTTGGATCCCCGTCCTAGCGTCATCCTCCCATCGTCCACTCGCACAATCAAGCCCATTTCAGAAGTAGAGGCATTTGCTTTACAAGCAGAAGACTTGAAGTTTGTAGCGGCACAATTTAGAAGATTGCACAGTaagcaaatcaaacacaagttcAGGTTCCACTCACACCAGTGGAGATTGTGGGCTGCTTGTTTCATACAAGCAGCGTGGCGCCGGTTCAAAAAACGAAAGGAAGCAGCTAAATTAAAGGCTTATGAAAACACCATGGCCACTGAGCCCGAATCGCCCTCATCATGGTCAGGCTTACTCACATATGTAGCAAGGTTGGTAGCAAGCACCAAAAGGGGAGCAAGTAATCATTCTAGATCCAGTTTTGGTGTTGTGAGCTCACTGCAGAAACCGGCAGAGCCGGATTTTTCTATTGACGAGGAATAA